One genomic window of Arthrobacter caoxuetaonis includes the following:
- a CDS encoding dolichyl-phosphate-mannose--protein mannosyltransferase has protein sequence MLESTLQPYATHYRVERVTLPLTPAPPRAEAARVLPPGSAFTPEALRERLLGAALPSRPWMWAAALGAALLAGVLRFVRLGEVDTLIFDETYYVKDAYSYLVSGYERAWPEDANDSFTSGTPDVLLEGPEYVVHPPVGKWMIAFGMALFGAESSFGWRFSAALTGTLTVLLLALIAGRLFKSPLLGAAAGVLLSVDGHHLVHSRTSLLDVFLAFWVLAAFGALLLDRDDGRRRLARKLGAQPGAFPSTASLRTGPWLLWRPWRLAAAVCLGLAVGTKWSALGFVAVFGVMIVLWDISARRVAGIRYWPAGLAKDGVPAFFTVIPVALATYTATWTGWLLSSDAYGRRWAETNPSAAFGWLPDSIRSLAEYHRSAVTFHNGLSSEHPYEASAWSWLFLGRPTSFFYETPAPESPGCGFESCASAISSVGNPLIWWAALLSLGVALAYWIGRRDWRAGAMLAGIAGGYLPWFAFPDRTMFYFYAVAFEPFLILALTFTLGLVLGRPADTALRRRRGAVIAACFVAAAILVSAFFYPVWTAENIPYSDWRLRIWMPSWI, from the coding sequence ATGCTTGAGTCCACCCTCCAACCCTACGCGACACACTATAGAGTTGAGCGCGTGACCCTGCCCCTGACCCCCGCCCCGCCACGGGCTGAGGCAGCCCGGGTCCTGCCCCCGGGGAGTGCTTTCACACCGGAGGCCTTGCGCGAGAGGCTGCTGGGCGCGGCGCTCCCGTCCCGGCCCTGGATGTGGGCGGCCGCCCTGGGAGCGGCCCTGCTGGCCGGCGTGCTCCGCTTTGTCAGGCTGGGCGAAGTGGACACCCTGATCTTCGACGAAACCTACTACGTCAAAGATGCCTACTCCTATCTGGTCTCAGGCTATGAGCGCGCATGGCCTGAGGACGCCAACGATTCCTTCACCTCCGGGACGCCCGATGTCCTGCTTGAGGGTCCGGAATATGTAGTGCACCCGCCGGTGGGCAAGTGGATGATCGCCTTCGGCATGGCCCTTTTTGGGGCGGAGAGCAGTTTCGGCTGGCGCTTCTCCGCAGCCCTCACGGGCACCCTGACGGTGCTGCTGCTCGCCCTGATCGCCGGAAGGCTGTTCAAGTCCCCGCTGCTGGGCGCGGCAGCGGGTGTTCTCCTTTCCGTGGACGGCCACCATTTGGTCCATTCGCGGACCTCCCTGCTGGATGTTTTCCTCGCCTTCTGGGTCCTGGCCGCCTTCGGGGCGCTGCTCCTGGACCGTGACGACGGCCGCAGGCGCCTGGCCCGAAAACTCGGCGCACAGCCCGGAGCCTTTCCTTCGACGGCGTCACTGAGGACCGGTCCGTGGCTGCTGTGGCGTCCCTGGCGGCTCGCAGCAGCAGTGTGCCTGGGACTGGCAGTGGGCACCAAATGGTCTGCCCTGGGCTTCGTCGCCGTCTTCGGGGTGATGATCGTCCTCTGGGACATCTCTGCCAGGCGCGTCGCCGGCATCCGCTACTGGCCCGCAGGACTTGCGAAGGACGGTGTTCCGGCCTTCTTCACCGTCATTCCCGTGGCCCTGGCCACCTACACGGCGACCTGGACCGGATGGCTCCTCTCTTCGGATGCCTACGGCAGGCGGTGGGCCGAAACGAATCCGTCGGCGGCCTTCGGCTGGCTTCCCGACTCCATCCGCTCCCTCGCGGAGTACCACCGAAGCGCTGTCACCTTCCATAACGGCCTCAGCTCAGAGCACCCGTACGAGGCCAGTGCCTGGTCCTGGCTGTTCCTGGGCCGGCCGACCTCGTTCTTCTACGAGACACCTGCACCCGAGAGCCCCGGCTGCGGCTTCGAAAGCTGTGCCTCAGCGATCTCGTCAGTGGGCAACCCGCTGATCTGGTGGGCCGCCCTGCTCAGTCTGGGAGTGGCCCTGGCATACTGGATCGGCAGGCGGGACTGGAGGGCAGGCGCCATGCTCGCCGGAATTGCCGGCGGCTACCTGCCCTGGTTCGCTTTTCCGGACCGGACCATGTTTTACTTCTACGCCGTCGCTTTCGAGCCGTTCCTCATTCTTGCCCTGACTTTCACGCTTGGGCTGGTGCTTGGCCGGCCGGCTGACACGGCCCTGCGGCGCCGGCGAGGTGCGGTCATCGCAGCATGTTTCGTGGCTGCTGCTATTCTCGTCTCTGCGTTTTTTTATCCGGTCTGGACGGCCGAGAACATCCCTTACTCCGATTGGCGGCTCCGAATCTGGATGCCGAGCTGGATCTAG
- the rsmI gene encoding 16S rRNA (cytidine(1402)-2'-O)-methyltransferase: MGDATVRLIDLLQSADVIAAEDTRRLHRLVSALKITPTGRILSYHEHNEQSRTPELLDLVRSGAVLLMVTDAGMPSVSDPGYRLVEAAAAEGIPVTAAPGPSAVLTALALSGLPTDRFCFEGFLPRKAGERAARLDELSAERRTMVFFEAPHRLEVMLRALDAAFGGDRPAAVARELTKLHEQVLRGPLRELLEWAETSEIRGEIAVVVGGAGDAAPEAPEDHVEAVNALIAQGSRLKDAVATIASDARISKRELYEAVLAARGTQP, from the coding sequence ATGGGAGACGCCACTGTCCGGCTGATCGACCTGCTCCAGAGCGCCGACGTGATTGCCGCCGAGGATACCCGGCGGCTGCACCGCCTGGTCAGCGCCCTGAAGATCACCCCGACCGGACGCATCCTGAGCTACCACGAGCACAACGAACAGTCCCGGACTCCCGAACTGCTGGACCTGGTCCGCAGCGGTGCGGTCCTGCTCATGGTCACCGACGCAGGAATGCCCTCCGTGTCGGATCCCGGCTACCGGCTCGTAGAAGCCGCAGCAGCCGAAGGCATTCCGGTAACGGCCGCTCCGGGACCGTCCGCCGTGCTGACGGCGCTGGCGCTCTCCGGCCTGCCGACCGACCGGTTCTGTTTTGAGGGATTCCTGCCGCGGAAGGCAGGGGAGCGGGCGGCACGGCTCGACGAGCTTTCCGCTGAACGCCGGACCATGGTGTTCTTCGAGGCCCCGCACCGCCTTGAAGTGATGCTGAGGGCTCTCGATGCCGCGTTTGGAGGCGACCGCCCGGCAGCGGTGGCACGCGAGCTGACCAAGCTTCACGAACAGGTTCTGCGGGGCCCGCTCCGCGAACTGCTCGAATGGGCCGAAACCAGCGAGATCCGAGGCGAGATCGCCGTCGTCGTGGGCGGGGCAGGCGACGCCGCACCCGAGGCGCCCGAGGACCATGTGGAGGCGGTCAACGCCTTGATCGCCCAGGGCTCGCGGCTGAAGGACGCGGTTGCAACGATCGCTTCCGATGCCAGGATCAGCAAACGCGAACTCTACGAAGCCGTGCTCGCCGCCCGGGGGACTCAGCCCTAG
- a CDS encoding NAD-dependent succinate-semialdehyde dehydrogenase, whose product MAVTADREAQLLAQVPTGLLINGEWRDAAGGKTFDVEDPATGKVLLSIADASTEDGAAAMDAAADAQESWAATPPRVRGEILRRAFELVTARAEDFALLMTLEMGKPLAEARGEVAYGAEFLRWFSEEAVRVTGRYGTAPDGKSRIMVTKKPVGPCLLITPWNFPLAMATRKIAPAVAAGCTMVLKPAKLTPLTSQLFAAVMMEAGLPAGVLNVVSTTKAGEVTGPIMKDDRLRKVSFTGSTPVGQGLIRDAAEKVLRTSMELGGNAPFVVFEDADIDKAVEGAMAAKLRNMGEACTAANRFIVHEDIADEFSEKFAAKVGALTTARGTEDESKIGPLIDAKSRDKVHSLVEDALEHGATAVVGGAPVDGPGYFYAPTVLKNVPAGARILKEEIFGPVAPVITFSTEAEAVKLANASEYGLIAYVFTEDLNRGLRIGEKLETGMLGLNAGVVSNAAAPFGGVKQSGLGREGGDEGIEEYLYTQYIGIADPTA is encoded by the coding sequence ATGGCTGTAACCGCTGACCGCGAGGCCCAACTGCTGGCCCAGGTTCCCACCGGCCTGCTGATCAACGGAGAATGGCGCGACGCCGCCGGCGGGAAGACCTTCGACGTCGAGGATCCCGCTACCGGCAAGGTGCTGCTGAGCATCGCTGACGCCAGCACCGAAGACGGCGCAGCGGCCATGGACGCCGCCGCAGACGCGCAGGAGTCCTGGGCAGCCACTCCGCCGCGTGTCCGCGGCGAGATCCTGCGCCGCGCCTTTGAGCTTGTTACGGCCCGGGCAGAGGACTTCGCGCTGCTCATGACCCTGGAAATGGGCAAGCCGCTGGCTGAAGCCCGCGGCGAGGTTGCCTACGGTGCCGAATTCCTACGCTGGTTCTCCGAGGAAGCTGTCCGCGTCACCGGACGCTACGGCACAGCACCGGACGGCAAGTCCCGCATCATGGTCACCAAGAAGCCGGTGGGCCCCTGCCTGCTCATCACCCCGTGGAACTTCCCGCTGGCCATGGCCACCCGCAAGATCGCTCCCGCAGTGGCCGCCGGCTGCACCATGGTGCTCAAGCCCGCGAAGCTCACGCCGCTGACCTCGCAGCTTTTCGCTGCCGTGATGATGGAAGCCGGGCTGCCCGCCGGTGTCCTGAACGTTGTCTCCACGACGAAAGCCGGTGAAGTAACCGGACCGATCATGAAGGATGACCGGCTGCGCAAGGTCTCCTTCACCGGTTCCACACCGGTAGGCCAGGGCCTGATCCGCGACGCCGCTGAGAAGGTACTGCGGACCTCCATGGAACTGGGCGGTAACGCTCCGTTCGTCGTCTTCGAAGATGCCGACATCGACAAGGCAGTGGAGGGTGCCATGGCAGCGAAGCTGCGGAACATGGGCGAAGCCTGCACAGCGGCCAACCGCTTCATCGTCCACGAAGACATCGCTGACGAGTTCAGCGAGAAGTTCGCTGCCAAGGTCGGCGCGCTGACCACCGCACGCGGTACCGAGGACGAGTCCAAGATTGGGCCGCTGATCGATGCCAAGTCGCGTGACAAGGTCCACTCGCTCGTCGAGGACGCCCTGGAGCACGGCGCCACCGCCGTTGTCGGCGGCGCCCCGGTGGACGGCCCCGGCTACTTCTACGCGCCCACCGTGCTCAAGAACGTGCCGGCCGGCGCCCGGATCCTGAAGGAAGAGATCTTCGGCCCGGTGGCTCCGGTCATCACCTTCTCCACCGAAGCGGAAGCCGTGAAGCTGGCCAACGCCTCCGAATACGGCCTCATCGCCTACGTCTTCACCGAGGACCTGAACCGCGGCCTGCGGATCGGCGAAAAGCTGGAGACCGGCATGCTGGGCCTGAACGCGGGCGTTGTCTCGAATGCCGCGGCACCGTTCGGCGGCGTCAAGCAGTCCGGCCTGGGCCGCGAGGGCGGCGACGAGGGCATCGAGGAGTACCTCTACACGCAGTACATCGGCATCGCCGACCCCACGGCCTAG
- a CDS encoding transglutaminaseTgpA domain-containing protein: MTATATRPRQRPQDPGTRRPRTGSAQLMTSAAAAAAVLLCAFSVQGVLEGLAWMWPLAFIVVAVSTSMAFARYLLLPTVLVPAAGLVVLAMSLTLVFSSEDSFLGVIPTAATLARAETLLAEAQSVVITQVIPVVPDAGVVFIACLAIGLVTVLVDTLAVTLRMPAASGLGLLTILLVPAIIKPQSVGAAGFAAAASGFLLVLAAGVWEERAAGTGRTVNRTKDGTKNRPSNAHAAGALGIGAGAVLAALLVPLAIPGFNTGAFPQGARMDFFAGATGLNPVVTLGNDLRQPTATGRITYATDSTRPLYLRSTTLEDFSGSRWAPDTRSEERRVGTGAMIPREPAGPEIETTVTTTLIASQSYASPWLLAPYSPSSISGAAGAWTWDPSTMTLLSADGSAQGQSGYEVRSSVPTVTSERLSAVQPAPADAVDGIFTELPDDLPQIIRDTAREAASGKDTPYDQALALQSFLRGPQFSYSLDAPVEGGYDGNGMDVLARFLEQRSGYCVHFASAMAVMAREVGIPSRMGLGYAPGRSTNQTAAGPDGQELDEYAVDSRDAHAWPELYFEGVGWVRFEPTPSRGVVPTYAIPRQANAASAIQADNDPRGLGAAIPAPAPSSPAPGPETVPEEPVETGGAPVAGVGIAVLVAAAAVLAPWALRRRRTRLRRSTHGSSGGARLAWAEATDLGQDYGYHAMTADTPRSYADRLVTEAGLTGTAAAALQRLRRAYETEAYAAPAPRSGTGTGTGTGTGAGSAQRVATVQSTWSDVESVARALGASAPLGTRLRAMFFPASLGRARRR, translated from the coding sequence ATGACGGCAACGGCGACCCGGCCCCGGCAGCGGCCGCAGGATCCCGGCACCCGCAGGCCCCGCACCGGCTCAGCCCAGCTGATGACCTCGGCTGCAGCGGCCGCGGCAGTTCTGCTGTGTGCGTTCAGCGTGCAGGGCGTATTGGAAGGCCTGGCCTGGATGTGGCCCCTCGCCTTCATTGTCGTGGCGGTGTCGACGTCGATGGCCTTTGCACGGTACTTGCTGCTGCCCACGGTCCTTGTACCGGCGGCCGGGCTTGTGGTGCTCGCCATGTCCCTGACACTCGTTTTTTCCTCGGAGGACAGTTTCCTGGGCGTCATCCCTACGGCCGCCACCCTGGCCCGGGCGGAAACCCTGCTGGCAGAGGCGCAGAGTGTAGTGATCACGCAGGTCATTCCCGTGGTCCCGGATGCCGGCGTCGTTTTCATCGCCTGCCTGGCCATCGGCCTGGTCACGGTCCTGGTCGATACCCTGGCAGTAACCCTGCGGATGCCTGCAGCCAGCGGTTTGGGCCTCCTCACGATCCTGCTGGTTCCGGCGATCATCAAACCCCAGAGTGTAGGCGCGGCCGGTTTCGCTGCTGCAGCGTCCGGCTTCCTGCTGGTCCTGGCCGCCGGGGTCTGGGAGGAGCGTGCAGCAGGCACCGGCCGCACGGTAAACCGAACGAAAGACGGCACGAAAAACCGGCCTTCCAACGCCCATGCAGCGGGAGCCCTGGGGATCGGGGCGGGCGCCGTACTCGCTGCCTTGCTGGTGCCCCTGGCAATACCGGGCTTCAACACGGGTGCTTTTCCGCAGGGCGCACGGATGGATTTCTTCGCCGGGGCCACTGGACTCAACCCCGTGGTCACCCTCGGGAACGACCTGCGCCAACCCACCGCGACCGGCCGCATCACCTACGCCACGGACTCCACCCGCCCGCTGTACCTCCGTTCCACGACGCTTGAGGACTTTTCCGGCAGCCGCTGGGCGCCGGACACGCGCTCGGAGGAGCGGCGCGTCGGAACTGGAGCGATGATCCCCCGGGAACCGGCCGGCCCCGAAATCGAAACCACCGTAACGACGACGCTCATTGCCTCGCAGTCCTACGCCAGCCCCTGGCTGCTGGCGCCGTACTCCCCGTCTTCGATCTCCGGGGCAGCCGGGGCATGGACCTGGGATCCGTCCACGATGACCCTCCTCTCGGCAGATGGCAGCGCCCAGGGTCAGTCCGGGTATGAGGTCCGCAGCTCTGTGCCCACGGTGACCAGCGAAAGGCTGTCGGCAGTGCAGCCGGCCCCGGCGGACGCCGTGGACGGGATTTTCACCGAGCTTCCGGACGATCTCCCGCAGATCATCCGGGATACCGCCCGCGAGGCCGCGTCCGGCAAGGACACTCCCTATGACCAGGCCCTGGCGCTGCAGTCCTTCCTCCGCGGCCCGCAGTTCAGCTATTCCCTCGACGCGCCTGTTGAAGGCGGTTACGACGGCAACGGGATGGACGTTCTTGCCCGGTTCCTGGAACAGCGCTCCGGCTACTGCGTGCACTTCGCTTCGGCAATGGCCGTGATGGCGCGCGAAGTCGGCATTCCCAGCCGGATGGGCCTTGGCTACGCACCCGGGCGTTCCACCAACCAGACGGCTGCGGGACCTGACGGGCAGGAATTGGACGAGTATGCGGTCGATTCCCGCGACGCCCATGCCTGGCCCGAGCTCTACTTCGAAGGTGTTGGCTGGGTGCGTTTTGAGCCGACCCCGTCCCGGGGTGTCGTACCCACTTATGCCATCCCCCGGCAAGCTAACGCAGCGTCCGCGATCCAGGCGGACAATGACCCGCGCGGCCTCGGTGCCGCGATCCCGGCGCCTGCCCCGTCCAGCCCTGCCCCGGGCCCCGAAACTGTTCCTGAAGAACCCGTTGAAACCGGCGGTGCGCCGGTAGCCGGCGTCGGAATCGCAGTGCTCGTGGCCGCAGCAGCCGTACTGGCGCCGTGGGCACTGCGGCGTCGCCGGACCCGGCTGCGCCGCAGCACCCATGGTTCCTCCGGCGGTGCCCGGCTGGCATGGGCGGAAGCCACGGACCTGGGCCAGGACTACGGATACCACGCCATGACAGCGGACACCCCGCGGTCCTACGCGGACCGGCTGGTGACCGAGGCCGGGCTCACCGGGACCGCGGCAGCGGCGTTGCAACGGCTGCGCCGGGCCTACGAAACCGAGGCCTACGCTGCCCCGGCGCCCAGATCCGGCACCGGCACCGGCACCGGCACCGGCACCGGAGCAGGGTCTGCGCAGCGGGTTGCCACAGTCCAGTCCACGTGGTCCGACGTCGAGTCCGTGGCCCGCGCACTGGGGGCTTCAGCGCCGCTGGGGACCCGGCTGCGTGCCATGTTCTTCCCTGCCTCGCTGGGGCGTGCCCGGAGGAGATGA
- a CDS encoding DUF58 domain-containing protein: protein MQSKVSTRMLTSRGWALAAAGVVALLSAQVLGRRDLLLLAVFLILLPLAAALALRLLRPALTVERTFAPATAQTGTAVNISLSVTPVRPFTASAKMQEELPPRFGASPQFRFPASRTDPRGTSRYEYRLRSSRRGMYRIGPVSAGFQDPFGLALLRHTIGGTDPLIVKPAPAELPAGVLEGLRGSDGPVAARLQGVASQDDVTTREYRHGDPMRRVHWSATARHGELMVRQEEPVTTPRATLILDQRESCYDTGFLSPFWAEAADGSAPASSESFEWAVSAVMSIGAHLMEHGFAVRVLDVLARPGLARSPSAVDPGTDTFTGPGGIEDLGEGLAALGLEAPGAGAPEPQAAKLLRRRTSGVPGGAQAWTGPQQAPGVRGLFGDVLTEALLSQTQRGPLVVVTGALTEADARRLAPTGELAPAAVALLVCDRPAAAAPALTVLREAGWSAVAVAPSRPLASVWSETPPAGQRTVQLGGGR from the coding sequence ATGCAGTCCAAAGTCAGTACGCGTATGCTCACCAGCCGCGGCTGGGCACTGGCCGCGGCCGGCGTCGTTGCACTCCTCAGCGCGCAGGTACTCGGACGCCGCGATCTTCTCCTGCTGGCAGTGTTCCTGATCCTGCTCCCCCTGGCCGCCGCATTGGCCCTTCGGCTCCTTCGTCCGGCCTTGACTGTGGAGCGCACCTTCGCCCCGGCCACGGCGCAGACCGGGACCGCCGTCAACATCTCCCTGTCCGTGACTCCAGTCCGGCCCTTCACGGCATCGGCAAAAATGCAGGAGGAACTGCCTCCCCGATTTGGCGCGAGCCCGCAGTTCCGGTTCCCGGCAAGCCGGACGGACCCCCGGGGAACCAGCAGATATGAATACCGGCTGCGCTCCTCCAGGCGCGGCATGTACCGGATCGGCCCGGTCAGCGCCGGATTCCAGGACCCCTTCGGACTGGCCCTGCTGCGCCACACCATCGGCGGAACGGACCCGCTGATCGTCAAGCCGGCGCCCGCTGAGCTTCCGGCAGGGGTTCTCGAGGGGTTGCGCGGATCAGACGGGCCCGTCGCTGCCCGTTTGCAGGGGGTCGCCAGCCAGGACGACGTGACCACCAGGGAGTACCGGCATGGGGATCCCATGCGGCGGGTGCACTGGTCGGCCACTGCCCGGCACGGCGAGCTGATGGTCCGCCAGGAGGAGCCGGTGACCACCCCGCGGGCGACGCTCATCCTGGACCAGCGTGAATCCTGTTACGACACCGGGTTCCTCTCACCGTTCTGGGCAGAGGCAGCCGATGGTTCCGCCCCGGCAAGCTCCGAGTCCTTCGAATGGGCTGTCTCGGCAGTCATGTCCATTGGCGCGCACCTGATGGAGCACGGTTTTGCCGTGCGTGTCCTTGATGTCCTTGCCCGGCCCGGCCTCGCCCGGTCGCCTTCTGCCGTGGACCCCGGGACGGACACCTTCACCGGTCCCGGCGGAATCGAGGATCTGGGAGAAGGACTGGCGGCCCTGGGCCTCGAAGCGCCGGGCGCAGGCGCGCCGGAGCCGCAGGCAGCGAAACTACTCCGGCGCCGTACATCCGGCGTCCCGGGAGGGGCCCAGGCCTGGACCGGTCCGCAGCAGGCTCCGGGTGTCCGCGGCCTATTCGGCGACGTCCTCACGGAGGCCCTCCTCAGCCAAACGCAGCGCGGCCCCCTCGTCGTCGTCACCGGGGCCCTGACGGAAGCCGATGCCCGCCGGCTGGCACCGACCGGGGAGCTGGCCCCCGCAGCCGTTGCCCTCCTGGTCTGCGACCGCCCGGCTGCCGCGGCACCAGCACTGACTGTCCTTCGGGAGGCAGGCTGGAGCGCGGTGGCTGTCGCCCCGTCCCGGCCGCTGGCCTCCGTCTGGTCGGAGACTCCGCCTGCCGGCCAGCGGACGGTTCAGTTGGGAGGCGGACGATGA
- a CDS encoding AAA family ATPase, with protein sequence MDARDTSAATAGLDAPGSGLAPLSGAGTGTAEDTFLAASTRILGAINSVIDGKEEASRLVLTVLLAEGHVLLEDVPGVGKTMLAKTLARAVDCSVTRIQFTPDLLPSDVTGVSIYNQDAHRFEFRQGPVFANIVIGDEINRASAKTQSALLECMEERQVTVDGGTYRLAEPFMVVATQNPLEMEGTYALPEAQRDRFMARISLGYPDTASEMEMLETHQSVSPLDAVVPVATARDIAAMTARVRDVYVSAAVKEYTVAIGAATRDHPQIRLGASPRALLQLLRASKARAALDGRDFVLPDDVAQLAGAVLPHRLILERKALGAGETPATVLQAILAKVPVPRPPGAQLSAARP encoded by the coding sequence ATGGACGCTCGAGACACGTCTGCTGCCACCGCTGGTCTTGATGCGCCGGGCTCCGGGCTTGCTCCGCTGTCCGGAGCCGGAACAGGCACGGCAGAGGACACGTTCCTGGCGGCCAGCACCAGGATCCTGGGTGCCATCAACTCGGTGATCGACGGCAAGGAAGAAGCCTCCCGCCTGGTCCTGACGGTGTTGCTCGCCGAGGGACACGTCCTGCTGGAAGATGTCCCCGGAGTCGGTAAGACGATGCTCGCCAAAACCCTGGCACGCGCAGTGGACTGTTCCGTGACGCGCATCCAGTTCACCCCGGACCTGCTCCCGTCGGATGTCACCGGGGTGTCCATCTATAACCAGGATGCCCACCGCTTCGAGTTTCGACAGGGCCCGGTTTTCGCCAACATCGTCATCGGTGATGAAATCAACCGTGCCTCCGCGAAGACCCAGTCCGCGCTCCTGGAGTGCATGGAAGAGCGCCAGGTAACAGTCGACGGCGGGACGTACCGGCTGGCCGAACCCTTCATGGTCGTGGCCACGCAGAATCCGCTGGAAATGGAGGGCACCTACGCGCTCCCCGAGGCCCAGAGGGACAGGTTCATGGCGCGGATCTCGCTGGGCTACCCGGACACGGCATCGGAAATGGAGATGCTCGAGACCCACCAGTCGGTATCGCCGCTGGATGCGGTTGTTCCGGTGGCCACCGCCCGCGACATCGCTGCCATGACGGCGCGGGTCCGGGATGTCTATGTCTCCGCCGCGGTCAAGGAATACACGGTGGCTATCGGAGCCGCCACCAGGGATCACCCGCAGATCCGCCTCGGGGCAAGCCCGCGGGCCCTGCTGCAGCTCCTGCGGGCTTCCAAGGCCCGCGCAGCCCTGGACGGGCGCGACTTTGTCCTTCCCGACGACGTCGCCCAGCTTGCCGGCGCAGTTCTTCCCCACCGCCTGATCCTGGAACGCAAGGCACTCGGCGCCGGGGAGACTCCCGCGACCGTACTGCAGGCCATCCTGGCGAAGGTGCCGGTCCCCCGGCCTCCCGGCGCCCAGCTTTCCGCCGCCCGGCCGTAA
- a CDS encoding TatD family hydrolase, with the protein MTIDGGYVPGQIPQTYQPQPPAGDGTEGSRPGKAFGPAPEPLPVPVPDNHTHLDYGAPGAVGISAALDAAAAAGVSGAVQVGTDLESSRAAARLAHEDHRLLAAVAIHPNDAPELAAAGTLEDALAEIESLAQLPRVRAVGETGLDYFRTGPEGVGAQHYSFRRHIDIARRTGTALQIHDRDAHDDVVKVLAEEAEPHAVVFHCFSGDAGLARICNEKGWYMSFAGTVTFRNAEGIRDALAIAEPELVLVETDAPFLTPHPYRGRSNASYMIPYTVRAMAEVRGAELDSFCASLSANTERVYGSWDQGSLPV; encoded by the coding sequence ATGACTATCGACGGCGGCTATGTTCCGGGGCAGATACCGCAGACCTACCAGCCGCAGCCTCCGGCCGGGGACGGGACCGAAGGGTCCCGCCCGGGGAAGGCATTCGGTCCGGCACCGGAACCGCTGCCCGTGCCCGTCCCCGATAACCACACCCACCTGGACTACGGTGCACCCGGTGCCGTGGGGATCTCCGCTGCGCTGGATGCCGCGGCCGCCGCCGGAGTCAGCGGTGCCGTGCAGGTGGGAACGGACCTGGAGTCTTCCCGGGCCGCTGCACGCCTGGCCCACGAGGACCACAGGCTGCTCGCTGCCGTGGCAATCCATCCCAACGATGCGCCGGAGCTGGCCGCTGCCGGAACCCTTGAGGATGCCCTTGCCGAGATTGAGTCCCTGGCCCAGCTGCCGAGGGTCCGGGCGGTGGGAGAAACCGGTCTGGACTATTTCCGCACCGGGCCTGAAGGCGTGGGTGCCCAGCACTACTCATTCCGGCGCCATATCGACATTGCCCGCCGCACGGGCACCGCTCTGCAGATCCACGACCGCGATGCGCACGATGACGTCGTCAAGGTCCTGGCGGAAGAAGCCGAACCGCACGCCGTCGTGTTCCACTGCTTCTCCGGAGACGCCGGCCTTGCCCGCATCTGCAATGAAAAGGGCTGGTACATGTCCTTCGCGGGAACAGTCACTTTCCGCAACGCCGAGGGTATCCGCGATGCGCTCGCGATCGCTGAGCCGGAACTGGTCCTGGTGGAAACGGACGCACCGTTCCTGACCCCGCACCCCTACCGCGGCAGGAGCAACGCCAGCTACATGATCCCGTACACCGTGCGGGCCATGGCCGAGGTCCGCGGCGCGGAGCTGGACTCCTTTTGCGCCTCACTCAGCGCGAATACCGAACGCGTCTACGGCAGCTGGGACCAGGGCAGCCTGCCGGTGTGA